The following coding sequences are from one Triticum dicoccoides isolate Atlit2015 ecotype Zavitan chromosome 4A, WEW_v2.0, whole genome shotgun sequence window:
- the LOC119284088 gene encoding uncharacterized protein LOC119284088 has protein sequence MDRLLKLTGFGWDDDDKMIKASEETWEELIEKDKSLQEYREKVWPSWEDLQQICASSTASGVGAVSSKGKDGACKTKSSQIDLNKDVEVHEIESDENNGSPGVFTKKSTAIEPEKKKFPGSGSKETTRGQKRTADGAIIAIDRLADASLSIAEAKKKTAEQNDTYSGTMNSLNVPDDEFSDSEQVLINNISAVSVFRDVLFTRLFKTPRNTSILTGAQKTKELLEGHPVRFYEQIRLEKHIFYLLRDVLCEGGLLKDKKRMTVDEQLLMFLHTIGHNVRNRVIQDRYQHSGEPISRHFNIVLDAINGLRDVCITDPRNEIPAKILGDARFYPYFKNCLGAIDGTHIEAKIRLDKQTPYRNRHGYPSQNVMAAVSFDMTFSYVAAGWEGSASDQAVLRWAVTSGGFVVPEGKFYLVDSGYANTPKFIAPYRGDRYHIASFCGSNRRYTSEKDMFNHRHAQLRNVVERTFGVLKARFPILSRKGGIPYPYKTQVKIVMACCIIHNFIRMVNHHDELFELYEHGEAQQHVDHGDQQVRGQAREDERAAGERVRAGIARQLWSNHQQRSAQQPEDD, from the exons ATGGATAGACTTCTTAAACTGACGGGATTTGGTTGGGACGACGATGACAAAATGATAAAAGCTTCAGAAGAAACTTGGGAGGAACTAATTGAG AAGGATAAGTCACTCCAAGAATATCGAGAAAAGGTGTGGCCTAGTTGGGAAGATCTTCAACAAATATGTGCTAGTTCAACGGCATCTGGAGTTGGTGCTGTATCTAGCAAAGGGAAAGATGGTGCatgcaaaactaaatcatctcaaATTGATCTCAATAAGGATGTTGAAGTACATGAAATCGAGTCTGATGAAAACAATGGCTCCCCTGGTGTGTTCACTAAGAAGTCAACAGCCATTGAGCCAGAAAAAAAGAAATTCCCTGGAAGTGGATCAAAAGAAACTACAAGAGGACAAAAACGTACAGCTGATGGTGCCATAATAGCAATTGATCGTCTTGCAGATGCATCACTCAGCATTGCTGAAGCAAAGAAAAAAACAGCAGAACAAAATGACACTTACTCG GGAACCATGAACAGTCTGAATGTTCCAGATGATGAATTTTCTGATTCCGAGCAAGTTCTTATTAATAACATTTCTGCAGTGTCCGTCTTTCGTGATGTGTTGTTCACAAGGTTATTCAAAACACCTCGTAACACCTCCATATTAACTGGTGCCCAGAAAACAAAAGAGTTGCTAGAGGGACATCcagttagattttatgaacaaattCGTCTTGAGAAGCACATATTCTACTTGCTGCGAGATGTTTTGTGTGAGGGAGGCTTACTGAAGGATAAAAAGCGAATGACAGTGGACGAACAACTACTCATGTTTCTACATACCATTGGTCACAATGTTAGGAACCGTGTCATCCAAGATAGATATCAGCATTCTGGTGAACCAATCAGCCGACACTTCAACATTGTTTTAGATGCCATAAATGGGTTGCGTGATGTTTGCATAACAGATCCAAGGAATGAAATCCCGGCAAAAATATTGGGTGATGCAAGGTTCTACCCATATTTCAAG AACTGCCTAGGAGCAATTGATGGGACACACATTGAGGCAAAAATCAGGCTAGATAAGCAAACTCCTTATAGAAATAGACATGGTTACCCCTCTCAAAATGTAATGGCAGCAGTGTCATTTGACATGACATTCTCATATGTCGCTGCTGGATGGGAAGGTTCTGCGTCAGATCAAGCAGTTCTAAGATGGGCTGTTACTAGTGGGGGTTTTGTTGTCCCTGAAG GTAAATTTTATCTTGTTGATTCTGGATATGCAAATACTCCAAAATTTATTGCCCCGTACCGTGGAGATCGTTATCATATTGCTTCTTTTTGTGGAAGTAATCGACGATATACTAGTGAGAAAGATATGTTCAATCATCGGCACGCACAACTACGAAATGTTGTTGAGCGAACTTTTGGTGTTCTAAAAGCTCGCTTTCCAATTTTAAGTAGGAAAGGAGGAATTCCTTATCCATATAAAACACAAGTCAAAATTGTTATGGCTTGTTGTATTATCCACAACTTCATCCGGATGGTTAATCATCATGATGAGTTGTTCGAGCTTTATGAGCATGGGGAAGCACAACAACATGTTGACCATGGTGATCAGCAAGTTAGAGGGCAAGCAAGAGAAGATGAACGAGCTGCTGGTGAGAGAGTTCGTGCAGGCATTGCTCGACAATTGTGGAGTAATCATCAACAGCGTTCCGCTCAACAACCAGAAGATGATTGA